In a single window of the Atlantibacter hermannii genome:
- a CDS encoding transposase, which translates to MGEHFISREIMRMTVFNYIECDYNRWRRHSACGGLSSEQFKNQNLA; encoded by the coding sequence ATGGGGGAACACTTTATCAGCAGGGAAATCATGCGGATGACGGTGTTTAATTATATCGAGTGCGATTACAACCGTTGGCGTCGTCACAGTGCCTGTGGTGGTCTCAGCTCGGAACAGTTTAAAAACCAGAACCTCGCTTAG
- a CDS encoding ISEhe3, transposase orfA: MSGKRYPEEFKTEAVKQVVDRGYSVASVATRLDITTHSLYAWIKKYGPDSSTNKEQSDAQAEIRRLQKELKRVTDERDILKKAAAYFAKLSD; the protein is encoded by the coding sequence ATGAGCGGTAAGCGTTATCCCGAAGAGTTTAAAACTGAAGCAGTCAAACAGGTTGTTGATCGCGGTTATTCTGTTGCCAGCGTTGCAACACGTCTCGATATCACCACCCACAGCCTTTATGCCTGGATAAAGAAGTACGGTCCGGATTCTTCCACTAATAAAGAACAGTCAGATGCTCAGGCCGAGATCCGCCGTCTCCAGAAAGAGCTGAAACGGGTTACCGACGAACGGGACATATTAAAAAAAGCCGCGGCGTACTTCGCAAAGCTGTCCGACTGA
- a CDS encoding transposase insF for insertion sequence IS3A/B/C/D/E/fA, with amino-acid sequence MLDVHPSGFYAWLQQPHSQRHQADLRLTGQIKQFWLESGCVYGYRKIHLDLRDSGQQCGVNRVWRLMKRVGIKAQVGYRSPRARKGEASIVSPNRLQRQFNPDAPDERWVTDITYIRTHEGWLYLAVVVDLFSRKIIGWSMQSRMTKDIVLNALLMAVWRRNPEKQVLVHSDQGSQYTSHEWQSFLKSHGLEGSMSRRGNCHDNAVAESFFQLLKRERIKKKIYGTREEARSDIFDYIEMFYNSKRRHGSSEQMSPTEYENQYYQRLGSV; translated from the coding sequence GTGCTGGATGTTCATCCCAGTGGTTTTTACGCCTGGCTTCAGCAGCCGCATTCACAACGCCATCAGGCAGACCTGAGACTGACAGGACAGATTAAACAGTTCTGGCTGGAATCGGGATGCGTCTATGGTTATCGCAAAATCCATCTGGATCTGCGTGACAGCGGGCAACAGTGCGGAGTAAACAGAGTCTGGAGACTGATGAAACGTGTCGGAATAAAGGCTCAGGTCGGATACCGAAGCCCGCGGGCACGTAAAGGCGAGGCCAGTATCGTGTCACCCAACAGGCTCCAGCGACAGTTCAATCCGGATGCTCCTGATGAGCGTTGGGTAACGGACATAACCTACATCAGGACCCACGAAGGCTGGCTGTATCTTGCCGTTGTTGTTGATCTGTTCTCACGCAAAATTATCGGCTGGTCCATGCAATCCCGGATGACAAAGGACATTGTCCTGAACGCACTGCTGATGGCTGTATGGCGGCGTAATCCCGAAAAACAGGTGCTGGTTCATTCGGATCAGGGCAGTCAGTACACAAGCCATGAGTGGCAGTCGTTCCTGAAATCACACGGCCTGGAGGGTAGCATGAGCCGTCGCGGTAACTGCCATGATAATGCGGTTGCAGAAAGTTTTTTCCAGTTGTTGAAACGTGAACGGATAAAGAAAAAGATCTACGGAACGCGGGAAGAAGCCCGCAGTGATATTTTTGATTACATCGAAATGTTTTATAACAGTAAGCGTCGGCATGGTTCTAGCGAACAGATGTCACCGACAGAATATGAAAACCAGTATTATCAACGGCTCGGAAGTGTCTAG
- a CDS encoding Protein involved in cell division: protein MAKYELNSAEERYQPGSGDLVLANKLGITNEEEMEALESGLLLMLYEHRFIESQPPEALAFEHISRWHRQWLGNVYDWAGRLHNANLTKDGF from the coding sequence TTGGCAAAATATGAGCTTAATTCAGCAGAAGAGCGGTATCAGCCGGGCTCTGGAGACTTGGTACTGGCTAATAAGTTAGGGATCACAAATGAAGAAGAAATGGAGGCGCTGGAATCTGGTCTGCTGCTGATGCTGTATGAGCACCGATTTATTGAGAGCCAGCCGCCTGAAGCGCTGGCTTTTGAGCACATCAGCAGGTGGCATCGCCAATGGCTAGGGAATGTGTACGACTGGGCGGGAAGGCTGCATAATGCCAACTTGACTAAGGATGGCTTTTAG
- a CDS encoding 5-methylcytosine restriction system component, translating to MMIQVREYALLTCDSSQSASMDLGIVSEATFSWLEQLQQTWSGNSQILSREGKRFLRLGSYVGYLQSPNSESIEILPKTTFEASTEVAPLRQLLRRMLSASLGITPREANQAALQRSDQPLHEWIISEFLRHLADLVRKGLRFDYHLIEDEHSAFIRGQLNVTAQMRMPPGRGTHFHVRYAEFSPQRIENRLLRTALDWALKMTRQGQSWRQANSLSHQLDGIEPICGSATQSLRQWSDGKYLLGYRAIKPWCQLILEQMNPDFQHGAHQGISLLFPMERLYEGWVGCGLAGTLHHDYQLTEQTKSQFLLEHAPVGENSSQRWFMLKPDFLITGGQTAVLDAKWKLLDSRAADSLRKYEISQTDLYQMFAYGQKYLHGKGNMMLIYPRHQYFATSLPVFRFDEDLSLWCVPFDLESGELVKGEWQDSFRCFPVDDPTTAYDEQQNSYAFFES from the coding sequence ATGATGATCCAGGTCCGGGAATATGCTCTGCTGACTTGTGATAGTTCTCAATCGGCCAGTATGGATTTGGGAATTGTCTCTGAGGCAACCTTTTCCTGGCTTGAGCAATTGCAACAAACGTGGAGTGGTAACTCTCAAATTCTCAGCCGAGAAGGGAAGCGGTTTTTACGTTTGGGAAGCTATGTCGGTTATCTACAATCCCCGAATAGCGAATCAATCGAAATTCTGCCAAAAACCACATTTGAAGCGTCAACTGAGGTAGCCCCCCTGCGTCAGCTTTTACGCCGAATGCTAAGCGCCTCTTTAGGTATTACACCCCGTGAGGCGAACCAGGCGGCATTGCAGCGTAGTGACCAGCCTCTGCATGAATGGATAATCAGTGAGTTTTTGCGGCATCTTGCTGACTTAGTGCGCAAAGGGCTGCGTTTCGATTATCACCTCATCGAGGACGAACATAGCGCGTTCATCCGTGGTCAACTGAATGTCACTGCGCAAATGAGAATGCCTCCGGGCAGAGGCACTCATTTTCATGTGCGTTATGCCGAGTTTTCCCCTCAGCGCATCGAGAACCGTCTGCTACGGACGGCTTTGGATTGGGCGCTTAAAATGACCAGACAAGGGCAGAGCTGGAGACAGGCAAATTCACTTAGCCACCAATTGGATGGCATAGAGCCTATTTGTGGCAGTGCAACACAATCCTTGAGGCAATGGAGTGACGGCAAATATCTCTTAGGCTATCGTGCCATAAAGCCGTGGTGCCAACTCATTCTTGAGCAGATGAATCCAGATTTTCAACATGGAGCCCATCAGGGAATTTCTCTATTGTTCCCTATGGAGAGGTTATATGAAGGCTGGGTAGGATGCGGTCTGGCTGGTACGTTGCATCACGATTACCAGCTTACTGAACAGACGAAGAGCCAGTTCTTGTTAGAGCATGCTCCTGTTGGCGAAAATTCATCTCAACGATGGTTCATGCTCAAACCAGACTTTCTTATCACCGGTGGGCAGACGGCGGTTCTGGATGCTAAATGGAAGCTTCTGGATAGCAGAGCTGCGGATAGTCTTAGAAAGTATGAAATCAGCCAGACAGACCTGTATCAGATGTTCGCCTATGGGCAAAAGTATCTCCATGGGAAAGGCAATATGATGCTGATTTATCCGCGTCATCAATACTTTGCTACATCGTTGCCGGTGTTCCGTTTCGACGAAGATTTATCTCTATGGTGTGTGCCCTTTGACCTTGAATCTGGTGAGTTGGTAAAAGGCGAGTGGCAGGATTCGTTCCGTTGCTTCCCTGTTGATGACCCGACAACGGCTTATGACGAACAACAAAATAGCTACGCATTTTTTGAGTCTTAG
- the mcrB gene encoding putative endonuclease, whose translation MLNSFEIYQALNELGYRLEAGNFEPSYASEHALGNGKYLYVKRKQEGFVSKSPLVLAPETLALRAEIDRIAGIHCLWEKVKSTSYRRYPKDNGTSQYGFAADVESVGALQALVALLDGQPSSSTTPGLKRDDQNKEQSPMYPLNQILFGPPGTGKTYSTTEMAVKIADNAWYQQTTREHHGNDLRELVKERYKALVEKQRIMFTTFHQSFSYEDFIEGIRATTDEKTGTLRYEVVDGIFKQLCLNAEVKTSGSSTQSLSLNGRRIWKMSLGNTLDGEDYIFDECLVNNYILLGWGDNLDFSGCTTGADVRLRIDESSNSLVERSEYMLTAVNMFKNIMQNGDLVIISDGNHKFRAIAEIAGDYQYLPNDERVGYHQMRKVNWLRTYSPSLPKEQLFLKALSQMTLYELRDTSIDREKLSQLLAPVETTDNQALPHVLIIDEINRGNIARIFGELITLLEPDKRLDAEDARSLVLPYSKQQFSVPRNVYVIGTMNTADKSLIQMDLALRRRFSFTEMPARPELLAGITAFGVDAAQLLTRINQRIEALLDSEHMIGHAYFMPLKKLENNADREACLASIFQDKIIPLLREYFFDDYERIGWVLNDSVKAKENRFILLQQSAQLPSLSALFPKDIADSLSDRRFRINERAFASAEAYQGIVA comes from the coding sequence ATGCTGAATTCTTTCGAGATATACCAGGCGTTGAATGAATTGGGGTACCGGCTTGAGGCTGGAAATTTCGAGCCAAGCTATGCATCCGAACATGCGCTCGGGAATGGAAAGTATCTGTATGTGAAACGTAAGCAGGAAGGTTTTGTCAGTAAGAGCCCATTAGTTCTTGCACCAGAAACCCTTGCCTTAAGGGCCGAAATTGATCGCATTGCGGGTATCCACTGCCTTTGGGAAAAAGTAAAAAGCACCAGCTACCGCCGTTACCCGAAAGATAATGGAACGTCCCAATATGGTTTTGCGGCAGATGTTGAATCAGTTGGCGCGCTACAGGCGCTGGTGGCTTTGCTGGATGGCCAACCCTCTTCAAGCACTACACCCGGACTAAAAAGAGACGACCAAAACAAGGAACAATCGCCAATGTACCCCTTAAACCAGATTCTCTTTGGGCCACCAGGCACGGGTAAAACCTACAGTACCACCGAAATGGCGGTCAAAATTGCCGATAATGCGTGGTACCAACAGACCACGCGAGAACATCATGGCAATGACTTACGGGAGTTGGTAAAAGAACGCTATAAGGCGTTGGTAGAAAAGCAGCGCATTATGTTTACCACCTTCCACCAGAGCTTCTCCTATGAAGATTTTATCGAAGGGATTCGCGCGACGACTGATGAAAAAACGGGCACGCTTCGCTACGAAGTTGTGGATGGTATTTTTAAACAGCTGTGCCTGAATGCTGAGGTTAAAACAAGTGGTAGTTCAACCCAGTCATTGTCCTTGAATGGGAGACGGATTTGGAAAATGTCTCTTGGAAATACTCTTGACGGTGAAGATTATATTTTCGATGAGTGCCTTGTGAACAATTATATTCTATTAGGTTGGGGGGATAATCTTGATTTTAGTGGCTGCACGACGGGTGCTGATGTCCGACTGCGCATAGATGAATCGAGTAATAGCCTGGTTGAGCGAAGTGAATACATGCTGACTGCGGTCAATATGTTTAAAAATATCATGCAGAATGGTGATTTGGTTATTATTTCCGATGGTAACCATAAGTTTAGAGCCATTGCCGAGATCGCTGGCGATTATCAATACCTGCCTAATGATGAACGCGTAGGTTATCATCAAATGCGTAAGGTCAACTGGCTGCGAACCTATTCGCCGAGCTTACCGAAAGAACAGCTATTTTTAAAAGCACTTTCACAGATGACGTTATATGAGTTGAGGGATACCTCAATTGATAGGGAAAAACTGTCTCAACTACTGGCTCCGGTTGAAACAACTGACAATCAAGCATTGCCGCACGTACTCATTATCGATGAAATAAATCGTGGTAATATTGCCCGCATCTTTGGTGAATTAATTACTCTGTTGGAACCCGATAAACGATTGGATGCCGAAGATGCCCGCTCCTTAGTATTACCGTATTCTAAACAGCAGTTTTCCGTGCCCAGGAATGTCTATGTGATTGGCACTATGAATACTGCGGATAAGTCGTTAATTCAAATGGACCTGGCGTTAAGACGCCGCTTTAGCTTTACAGAAATGCCTGCACGACCGGAGTTGTTAGCTGGGATCACTGCGTTTGGCGTTGATGCCGCACAGTTGCTAACGCGTATTAATCAGCGTATCGAAGCGCTGCTCGATAGTGAGCATATGATTGGTCATGCTTACTTTATGCCACTAAAGAAATTAGAAAATAATGCCGACCGTGAAGCCTGTCTTGCCAGCATCTTCCAGGACAAAATCATTCCATTGCTGAGAGAGTATTTCTTTGATGATTATGAGCGTATCGGCTGGGTGCTTAATGACTCGGTAAAAGCGAAAGAAAACCGTTTTATTCTGTTGCAGCAGTCAGCACAACTCCCATCACTTTCTGCACTATTCCCGAAAGATATTGCGGATAGCTTGTCTGACAGGCGTTTTCGCATCAATGAACGTGCTTTCGCGTCGGCAGAAGCTTATCAGGGTATTGTCGCATGA
- a CDS encoding type I restriction-modification system endonuclease — MSIGRIRPQFTQGLEKARAEDKPAYRLSKLHQQHLKLQEDAAEYKIKPANDVGTAKPKDKKEEFLSNILARLNDLFVTDNLSDKDMINYAFAVRDKLSENHAVMTQIANNTREQAMLGDFPKAIDDAVMDSNDAHQEMMMQYLSNPELAKGFARVVFDMLKGA; from the coding sequence ATGTCTATTGGTCGGATTCGTCCGCAATTTACCCAAGGGTTAGAGAAAGCGCGCGCGGAAGACAAACCCGCTTACCGCCTGTCGAAGCTTCACCAGCAGCACCTGAAACTGCAGGAAGATGCGGCGGAATACAAAATCAAACCGGCTAATGATGTCGGCACGGCGAAGCCGAAGGATAAGAAAGAAGAGTTTCTGTCGAATATCCTAGCCCGTCTTAACGACCTTTTTGTGACCGATAATCTTAGCGATAAAGACATGATCAATTATGCCTTCGCGGTGCGCGACAAGCTGTCAGAAAACCACGCAGTGATGACGCAAATTGCCAATAACACCCGCGAACAGGCGATGCTGGGCGATTTCCCGAAAGCCATTGATGATGCGGTGATGGACAGCAACGATGCGCATCAGGAGATGATGATGCAGTACCTGTCAAATCCTGAACTGGCGAAAGGCTTTGCGCGGGTGGTGTTTGATATGCTGAAAGGGGCTTAA
- a CDS encoding integrase catalytic subunit, whose amino-acid sequence MSTALYGGVMTMCRVLNVARAGFYAWLHNPVSARDKDNQRLLMLIRDSYSLSGGVYGYRRVHGDLNEIGETCGKNRVGRIMQLNRIKAVRGYKAPRRIAGRPSVVAPNRVQRQFTVVRANQVWVTDITYIRTWQGWLYLAVVIDLFARNVVGWSMKPTLSRELALDALMMAVWRRKPDGEVIVHSDQGSQYGSDDWQRFCRANNLAPSMSRRGNCQDNAVAESFFSSLKKERIRKRIYKTRDLARADIFDYIEVFYNRARRHSHLGGVSPEAFEQASS is encoded by the coding sequence ATGAGCACCGCACTGTATGGGGGTGTGATGACGATGTGTCGGGTACTGAATGTCGCCCGGGCCGGGTTCTATGCGTGGCTGCATAACCCTGTCTCGGCGCGTGATAAAGATAACCAGCGCCTGCTGATGCTTATCCGCGACTCATATTCCCTGAGCGGAGGCGTATACGGTTATCGACGGGTTCATGGCGATCTGAACGAAATCGGGGAAACCTGCGGTAAAAACCGGGTGGGTCGGATCATGCAACTGAACCGGATTAAAGCTGTGCGCGGCTATAAAGCTCCACGTCGTATCGCTGGCAGGCCTTCAGTCGTTGCTCCTAATCGCGTGCAGCGGCAGTTCACCGTTGTCCGGGCCAACCAGGTCTGGGTCACTGATATTACTTATATCCGCACCTGGCAGGGCTGGCTGTATCTGGCGGTGGTTATCGATCTCTTCGCCCGTAATGTGGTCGGCTGGTCGATGAAACCCACTCTCTCACGCGAACTGGCGCTAGACGCGCTGATGATGGCGGTCTGGCGCCGAAAACCAGACGGCGAGGTCATCGTACATAGCGATCAAGGTAGTCAGTACGGCAGTGACGACTGGCAGCGCTTCTGCCGGGCCAATAACCTGGCACCGAGCATGAGCCGGCGTGGCAACTGCCAGGATAATGCGGTGGCCGAATCGTTCTTCAGTTCACTGAAAAAAGAACGCATCAGGAAGAGAATATACAAAACCCGGGATCTGGCCCGGGCGGATATCTTCGATTACATTGAAGTATTCTACAACCGGGCCCGGCGCCACAGTCACCTCGGTGGCGTCAGTCCGGAGGCCTTCGAACAGGCCTCATCGTGA
- a CDS encoding transposase IS3/IS911 family protein yields MGIPRFTPEFKEEAVRQITERGYSVAEVSDRLGVSTHSLYKWLRAIKPDNSEQHARDLLEAKSEILKLRAQLKRTEEERDILKKAARYFAREPD; encoded by the coding sequence ATGGGCATACCACGATTTACACCTGAATTTAAGGAAGAAGCCGTCCGTCAGATAACGGAACGCGGTTATTCCGTCGCTGAAGTATCTGACCGTCTGGGCGTCTCTACACACAGCCTCTACAAGTGGCTACGGGCTATCAAACCTGATAACAGCGAGCAGCATGCACGGGATTTACTGGAAGCTAAAAGCGAGATCCTGAAACTCCGGGCGCAGCTAAAACGCACCGAAGAAGAACGGGATATCCTGAAAAAGGCCGCGCGGTACTTTGCAAGGGAGCCCGACTGA
- a CDS encoding nucleoside triphosphate hydrolase codes for MGETQISRFRQGNSKGMFKTSLFLAAKTNAVYERLSASVRSIFQGNNPTLTPLRVHRLQHGVAQLGQLLQLADAATGAQHPYSEAIYSLVSASHGRAQCSTWLNSQEISLLMGLPDKELAGLKIRKCVDFALNPPDLPESQQLTLGQVIQHGQPLAFKPLTLDKSELNKHIFITGVTGSGKTTSCMKLLLESGLPFLVIEPAKTEYRELYQKNPDVEYYCLGREDITPFRLNPFELVSSKETLTGHIDILKNALNAVFPMEAAMPMIVAEAIIQAYKRKGWDIFSNQNLLIEEPFALNSGAWPNFSDMIRELDSVIESKGMGKEFEEKYRGSLVARLTDLTKGTKSRMLNARHSIDFDALLDKRVVFELDEIKDENDKSLLMALIVTRLAETIKQRYLREPGYRHLTLIEEAHRLLAKPEPGEGGSKKLGVEMFCNLLAEVRKYGEGLIIADQIPNKLIPDVIKNTNTKIVHRLFSADDREVIGDTMSLSDEQKNFLPSLQTGQAVIYGGGWHGAVLTQIKPNANTTGQPIDERTIADRGIQQWWPQRARLFPQLAAQTHFDDPQAFIVYSQQIGNLLRLITLARQLQPGASLNAQLLRIVGQLKTLNACEPDLIPAMVAWTLDNTDLLPDAVHEKMPRRLAELLKFIDIAPESLDFTVLAARVNDMTKK; via the coding sequence TTGGGTGAGACGCAAATTTCACGCTTTCGCCAGGGCAACAGCAAGGGAATGTTTAAAACTTCGCTGTTTCTGGCCGCCAAAACTAACGCGGTATATGAACGGCTGAGCGCCAGCGTGCGGTCGATTTTCCAGGGCAATAACCCCACCCTGACGCCGTTGCGAGTGCACCGTTTGCAGCACGGAGTGGCGCAGCTCGGGCAACTGCTACAGCTGGCCGATGCGGCGACCGGCGCGCAACATCCCTACAGCGAAGCCATTTACTCACTGGTCAGTGCCAGCCATGGGCGCGCCCAGTGCTCGACCTGGTTGAACAGCCAGGAAATCTCCCTGCTGATGGGCCTGCCGGATAAAGAGCTGGCTGGGCTGAAAATCCGTAAGTGCGTCGATTTCGCGCTGAATCCCCCCGACCTTCCTGAGTCACAACAGCTGACACTCGGCCAGGTGATCCAGCATGGTCAGCCCCTGGCATTTAAGCCGCTGACACTCGATAAGTCCGAGTTGAATAAACACATTTTCATTACCGGCGTAACTGGCTCCGGTAAGACTACCAGCTGCATGAAACTCCTGCTGGAGTCGGGACTGCCGTTTCTGGTGATTGAACCTGCCAAGACCGAGTACCGCGAACTGTACCAGAAGAATCCCGATGTGGAGTATTACTGCCTGGGCCGGGAAGACATCACACCGTTTCGCCTCAACCCGTTTGAACTTGTGTCGTCGAAAGAGACGCTCACAGGACACATCGATATCCTGAAAAACGCCCTGAATGCGGTATTCCCCATGGAGGCGGCGATGCCGATGATCGTGGCGGAGGCGATTATCCAGGCCTATAAGCGCAAAGGTTGGGATATCTTCAGCAACCAAAACCTGCTGATAGAGGAGCCGTTCGCCCTGAACAGCGGCGCATGGCCCAATTTCAGCGATATGATCCGCGAACTGGATTCGGTTATTGAATCCAAAGGCATGGGTAAAGAATTTGAGGAAAAATACCGCGGCTCGCTGGTGGCGCGGCTGACCGATCTGACAAAGGGCACCAAAAGCCGCATGCTCAACGCCCGCCACTCTATTGACTTCGATGCGCTGCTGGATAAGAGAGTGGTTTTCGAGCTGGATGAAATTAAGGATGAGAACGACAAATCCCTGCTGATGGCGCTGATTGTCACCCGCCTCGCCGAAACGATTAAACAGCGCTACTTGCGGGAGCCGGGCTACCGCCATCTTACGCTGATTGAAGAAGCGCATCGCCTGCTGGCGAAGCCGGAGCCGGGCGAGGGTGGCAGTAAAAAACTCGGTGTGGAGATGTTCTGCAACCTGTTGGCCGAAGTGCGTAAATATGGCGAAGGGCTGATCATCGCCGATCAAATCCCCAACAAACTGATCCCGGACGTCATTAAAAATACCAATACCAAAATCGTTCACCGGCTGTTTTCCGCTGACGATCGCGAGGTTATTGGCGATACCATGTCGTTAAGCGATGAACAGAAAAACTTCCTGCCATCGCTCCAGACCGGCCAGGCGGTGATTTACGGCGGCGGCTGGCACGGTGCGGTACTGACTCAAATCAAACCCAACGCCAATACCACCGGTCAGCCGATCGATGAACGCACGATCGCCGACCGGGGTATTCAACAGTGGTGGCCGCAACGCGCCCGGTTGTTCCCGCAGCTTGCGGCGCAAACCCACTTTGACGATCCGCAGGCGTTTATCGTTTATAGCCAGCAGATCGGCAACCTGCTGCGGCTGATCACGCTGGCACGGCAACTGCAACCGGGTGCGTCGCTGAACGCTCAGCTGTTACGCATCGTCGGGCAACTCAAAACGCTCAACGCCTGCGAGCCCGATTTAATCCCGGCGATGGTGGCCTGGACGCTGGATAACACCGATCTCCTCCCGGACGCCGTACACGAAAAGATGCCTCGTCGACTGGCTGAGCTATTGAAATTTATCGATATCGCGCCAGAGTCGCTTGATTTCACCGTGTTAGCCGCCCGGGTTAACGATATGACCAAAAAATAG
- a CDS encoding transcriptional regulator, translated as MKDSSKKYELLIERLCETFGALYQGHTIDKTWLCEQFGITERTAYRDLARLSHLLDEVSNGRYRLSDHLRPSLHTDNLADFANFTGVAHLFPYNDGRSLRYRLKNSGNMTIQGATSRENRPSASLWTNLINPLRLA; from the coding sequence ATGAAAGACAGCAGTAAAAAATACGAACTACTTATTGAACGTTTGTGTGAAACATTTGGCGCTCTGTATCAGGGCCACACTATCGATAAAACCTGGCTCTGCGAACAATTTGGCATAACGGAACGCACCGCCTACCGTGATTTAGCCAGGCTTTCACACCTTCTGGATGAAGTATCGAACGGACGTTACAGACTCAGTGATCATCTCAGGCCTTCATTACATACAGATAATCTTGCCGATTTCGCTAATTTCACGGGCGTAGCTCATCTCTTCCCATATAACGATGGAAGATCACTACGTTACCGGTTGAAAAACTCCGGAAATATGACGATTCAGGGTGCCACCAGCCGGGAAAACCGCCCCTCAGCGAGCTTATGGACAAACTTGATAAATCCATTACGACTCGCGTAG
- a CDS encoding transcriptional regulator, translated as MDKLDKSITTRVEITFLYRGKSRVVQPYRLINHYGLWYLAGVEEGRLKAFELARIERFSTTEIQFPADAAVTEELNTTLGIHFGKRIEATLRVSAHAADYVTRRPLFPAQHVTQKHPDGSLTLTTAVRDKHTLFRWLRYWLPDIQILSPASLKQDFSNDFKARLKEAHEETFTHCEIK; from the coding sequence ATGGACAAACTTGATAAATCCATTACGACTCGCGTAGAGATAACCTTTTTATATCGTGGCAAGTCGCGCGTTGTGCAACCGTACAGGCTTATCAACCATTATGGGTTATGGTATCTGGCTGGCGTAGAAGAAGGTCGCCTTAAGGCATTTGAGCTTGCCCGCATTGAGCGTTTTTCGACAACAGAAATCCAGTTCCCTGCCGATGCTGCTGTTACTGAGGAACTCAATACTACATTAGGCATTCACTTTGGTAAGCGCATTGAGGCCACCCTGCGGGTTTCTGCTCACGCGGCGGACTATGTTACCCGTCGCCCGCTTTTCCCCGCACAACATGTCACGCAAAAGCACCCAGACGGTAGTCTTACACTCACCACAGCGGTTAGGGATAAACATACGCTGTTTCGCTGGCTGCGCTACTGGCTGCCAGATATTCAAATCCTGTCCCCAGCTTCGCTTAAGCAAGACTTCAGCAATGATTTCAAGGCGCGTTTGAAAGAAGCCCACGAAGAAACGTTTACCCATTGTGAGATAAAGTGA